The segment CCCTAACCGGCTTTTCCTTTTGATTTATTTTCTTAAATAGAGCACCCTTCGTCGGTGCACGTCCCGCCTTGATCAGTCGACAGCGGCTGCAGCGGCCGCGATTGTTCTTCCTCCCATACCTTCTCCAGCGCCCGCCGGAACACCTCAACCGGCTGGGCGCCGGAAATCGCATACTTCCGGTTCAGAACGAAAAACGGCACGCCGCGGACGCCCAACGCCGCCGCTTCTTCCTCATCGTGGCGCACCTCTTGTGTGTAGCGGCCGCTGGCCAACACTTCTTCCGCTTCCGTCCGGTCAAGCCCGGCTGCTTCCGCGATGTCAAGGAGCACAGTGCGGTCGCTGATTCGCTTCGACTCCGTAAAATAGGCGTAAAACAACCGCTCGACGACATCTTGAAGCTTTCCTTTTTCATTCGCATATTGAGCCAACCGGTGGGCGTCAAACGTATTCGTCGGCTTCATCGTGTCAAAGCGGAACGTCAAACCGACCGCCTCCGCCTGCCGGCCGATATCGGCGTTCGCCCGCTTCGCTTCCTCGAGCGAAATGCCGTATTTGTTGGCAATGATTTCATGAATCGTCAACGGCGTCTCGTTTGGTGCGTTCGGATCAAGCTCAAAGCTGCGGAATACGATTTCAACGTCTTCCCGGTGCGGAAATGGCTCAAGCGCCTGTTCCAATCGGCGTTTGCCGATATAGCAAAACGGGCAGACAAAATCGGACCATACTTCAATTTTCATGGCCATCCTCCTCTACTTTTGACGCGCTTCCCCTCCATTGTAACCCATCGCTAGTCAAATGGCGAACGAAAGGCATGGGGGCGGACCCACCCGCATACATTGTACTACCATGCTGTTGGGACAAGGAGGGAGAATCTCATGCATTCCCAGGAATTCGGCGCCTTTCTGTTGCGGATTGTCACTGGGTTCATCTTTTTCGCCCATGGCTGGGTGAAATGGCAACGGGGGCTTGAGGCAGCGGCCGATTCGTTTGCGGCGATGGGGCTTCCCGGCTGGCTCGCCTACATCGTGACGATGGTGGAGCTTGCCGGCGGCTGGGCGATGATGCTTGGCCTTGGCACACGGCCGATTGCGGCGGCGTTCGAGCCGGCGCTCGGCTCGGTTAAGGCAAAGGCGCCGATCCATTCGCCTGTCGCCATTTTTGGCAAGTAGCGCCGCTTTTGTTCCTCGGTGCCGAGCTCGACGATGCCGACCGTACCGATGCCGGTATGAGCGCCGATTAATGTCGTATAGCCGTTATGCGTTTTCCCGAGTTCTTCATAAATGGCGCATTTGCCGACCATCGACAAGCCAAGGCCGCCGTATTCTTCTAGGATGCTTAAGCCGAACAGCCCCATGGCTTTCGATTTTTCAATAATATCTTCTGGAATGTGGTCGTTTTCTTCAATGTCCATGGCCACCGGCTCCACGACTTCTTTCACAAATTTACGGACGTTTTCTTTTAAAAATTCAATCTCGGCTGGCAACGTAAAATCCATCCTCTTCCCCTCCCCGTGATTCGATTCCATATTTTTGAGCCTTGCGCACAAGGGTCGACGCATCGACACCCAACAGCTTCGCCGCCCGCCGATACGTGCGCGCATGATGAAGCGCTTTGATGATGAGCTGGCGCTCGATGTCCGCCACCGCTTGTTTGAGCGGAACGACCTCGCTGACTGACACCGGATCGGCAGCCGTCGGCGGCTCAAGATGAAGCCATTTGGCCACGTGATCTTCGTCGACGACGGGCGCGGCAGACGTTACAAACATGCGCTCAATGGCGTTGACGAGCTCGCGGACGTTGCCAGGCCAATGGTAGTCCATCATCATCGCAAGCGCCCTGTCGGTGAACACGAGCTGTTTTTGATACTTTTTAGCAAACCGCTTTCGATAATGGTCGACCAACAGCGGGATGTCTTCCTTCCGGTCGCGCAGCGGCGGAATGGCGATCGGCATGACGTTCAGCCGGTAAAACAAATCAGCTCTGAACCGCCCGGCGGCGACCAGCTCTTCAAGCGGTTTGTTCGTTGCGGCGATGATGCGGACATCGATCCGTTTGGGCGCCTCAGCCCCCAAGCGCATAATTTCCATCGACTGAAGCACACGAAGGAGTTTTACTTGCAGGTGGAGCGGGATTTCGCTAATTTCATCGAGAAAAATCGTCCCGCCATCCGCCTGTTCAAAGTAACCCTTTTTTCCTTTTTTCGCCGCACCGGTGAACGCCCCGGGCTCATAGCCGAACAGCTCGGACTCCATCAGCGTCTCCGGAATCGCCCCGCAGTTTACCTTCACAAACGGACGGCCGCTGCGCGCGCTCTGCTTCCAGATGAAGTTCGCTAACTCTTCCTTTCCGACGCCCGACTCTCCGGTTAAAAGCACGGTGACATCCACGGCCGCCGCCTGGCGGGCAATGGCGATCACATGCGCCATCGCCGGCGCCCGGTAAATAAAACTTGTTTTTTCGATGAGAAAATTCATTGTCTTTTTTAAGAATTTCGTTATAATAAAGATTGTTAATGATAGTGATTTTCATTTTCTTAGTCCAAAAGGAGGTGGCCGCATGGTTCGCTTGTATGCCGAGGAGCTCACCGTCCGCTATGACGACCGGACGATTTTTGAACGATTGTCCGTCCGCATTCCCGATCGGCAAATCACCGCCATTATCGGGCCGAACGGGTGCGGCAAGTCGACGCTGCTCAAGACGTTGACGCGCATCATTTCCCCGCAATCGGGCGCGGTCATTTTAGACGGTCAAGCCATTTCCCAGCAACCGACGAAAGAGCTGGCGAAAAAAATGGCCATTTTGCCGCAGACGCCGGAAGCGACAAGCGGATTAACGGTCGCTGAGCTCGTCTCGTACGGCCGCTTTCCGTATCAAAAAGGATTCGGACGGCTGACAAAGCGGGATTATGAAGCGATTGACTGGGCGCTTGACGTCACCAAAACGGCCGACTTAAAGCACCGGCCGGTCGATGCGCTCTCGGGCGGGCAGCGGCAGCGCGTCTGGATCGCCATGGCGCTCGCCCAAGAGACCGACATCATCTTTTTGGATGAACCGACGACGTATTTGGACATCGCCCATCAGCTTGAGGTGCTCGAGCTGCTTGAGCGGCTGAACCAAGAAGAAGGGCGGACGATCGTCATGGTGCTTCATGACATCAACCAGGCGGCCCGCTTTGCCGACTATATCATCGCTATGAAAGCAGGAGCCATCATCAAGTCCGGGCGGAGCGAAGACGTTATCTGCCGCGAAGTGCTCCGCGACGTGTTTGGCATCGACGCCGACATCGGCCGCGACCCGCGGACGAACAAACCAATTTGCTTCACTTATCAATTGCTCAGGGAGGCTTAATTCATCATGAGGAAAACATGGCTTGCATTGTTGCTGATGTTCGCGCTTGTGCTAAGCGCATGCGGCAACGCGGCGGACGATCAAAAGAACAACAGCGCTTCACCAAAAGAAAAAAAGACGGAAACGATTACATACCAATCGGAAAACGGACCGGTGGAAGTGCCGGCTAATCCGAAGCGCGTCGTCGTCTTATCGACGTTTGCCGGACATGTGCTGGCCTTGGACGTCCCCGTTGTTGGCGTGGATTCGTGGTCGAAAATGAGCCCGCTTTTTCAAGAAAAACTGAAAGATGCCGAAGTCGTGACCGATGAAGACATTGAAAAAATTATGGCGTTAAAACCGGACTTAATCATCGGATTATCCAATACGAAAAACGTCCACAAATTAAGCAAAATCGCGCCGACCGTCACCTTTACATACGGCAA is part of the [Flavobacterium] thermophilum genome and harbors:
- the yusV_4 gene encoding Probable siderophore transport system ATP-binding protein YusV, whose product is MVRLYAEELTVRYDDRTIFERLSVRIPDRQITAIIGPNGCGKSTLLKTLTRIISPQSGAVILDGQAISQQPTKELAKKMAILPQTPEATSGLTVAELVSYGRFPYQKGFGRLTKRDYEAIDWALDVTKTADLKHRPVDALSGGQRQRVWIAMALAQETDIIFLDEPTTYLDIAHQLEVLELLERLNQEEGRTIVMVLHDINQAARFADYIIAMKAGAIIKSGRSEDVICREVLRDVFGIDADIGRDPRTNKPICFTYQLLREA
- the zraR_3 gene encoding Transcriptional regulatory protein ZraR; this translates as MNFLIEKTSFIYRAPAMAHVIAIARQAAAVDVTVLLTGESGVGKEELANFIWKQSARSGRPFVKVNCGAIPETLMESELFGYEPGAFTGAAKKGKKGYFEQADGGTIFLDEISEIPLHLQVKLLRVLQSMEIMRLGAEAPKRIDVRIIAATNKPLEELVAAGRFRADLFYRLNVMPIAIPPLRDRKEDIPLLVDHYRKRFAKKYQKQLVFTDRALAMMMDYHWPGNVRELVNAIERMFVTSAAPVVDEDHVAKWLHLEPPTAADPVSVSEVVPLKQAVADIERQLIIKALHHARTYRRAAKLLGVDASTLVRKAQKYGIESRGGEEDGFYVASRD
- a CDS encoding Protein-disulfide isomerase, with the protein product MKIEVWSDFVCPFCYIGKRRLEQALEPFPHREDVEIVFRSFELDPNAPNETPLTIHEIIANKYGISLEEAKRANADIGRQAEAVGLTFRFDTMKPTNTFDAHRLAQYANEKGKLQDVVERLFYAYFTESKRISDRTVLLDIAEAAGLDRTEAEEVLASGRYTQEVRHDEEEAAALGVRGVPFFVLNRKYAISGAQPVEVFRRALEKVWEEEQSRPLQPLSTDQGGTCTDEGCSI
- a CDS encoding Acyl-CoA dehydrogenase fadE12; translated protein: MDFTLPAEIEFLKENVRKFVKEVVEPVAMDIEENDHIPEDIIEKSKAMGLFGLSILEEYGGLGLSMVGKCAIYEELGKTHNGYTTLIGAHTGIGTVGIVELGTEEQKRRYLPKMATGEWIGAFALTEPSAGSNAAAIGRVPRPSIIAQPPASSTIVTM